In Amaranthus tricolor cultivar Red isolate AtriRed21 chromosome 3, ASM2621246v1, whole genome shotgun sequence, a single window of DNA contains:
- the LOC130808676 gene encoding alkane hydroxylase MAH1-like, which translates to MWQFQLTFLFFLFLILYHYLFGYKNGFPTNWPLLGMLPALLKNVHRIHEAVIDILELENLTFLFKGPWFTNMDILATANLANVHHIMSKNFANYPKGNKLKDILDVLGDGIFNTDFMVWEYHRKMAKSFLTHPNFNQFLVNKTWEKVDNGLIPLLDHASNYAKEMDLQDLFARFTFDTICTIIIDHDPMSLSSNLPRVPSSKALDDIEEVFFYRHVVPTSIWKFQRWLNIGGEKKYKKACQILDSFIYKCINIKKEQLGNENLSKQKEDDKVSIDLLTLYAQKNENYNDKFIRDTILNMFIAGRDTTSTTLSWFFYLFLKNPKIASKIKEEVDSVTLNRNNFKEVSLKLVYLHGALCETLRLYPPVVFQAKSPIKPDILPSGHHVNPNMQIIFDMYAMGRMKSIWGDDCNEFKPERWITEKGRIKHEPSYKFLAFNAGPRTCLGKDMAFTQMKIVAATIIQNYVIEAVEGHHVVPNLSIILHMKFGFKVRIYRS; encoded by the coding sequence ATGTGGCAATTTCAACTTACTTTCCTCTTCTTCCTATTCCTTATTCTATATCACTACTTGTTTGGTTACAAAAATGGATTCCCAACTAATTGGCCTCTTTTAGGTATGCTTCCTGCACTCCTAAAGAACGTTCATAGAATTCACGAAgctgttattgatattttagaATTAGAAAATTTAACCTTTCTTTTTAAGGGCCCATGGTTCACAAACATGGACATCCTAGCCACCGCGAATCTGGCTAATGTTCACCACATAATGAGCAAAAACTTTGCCAATTATCCCAAGGGcaacaaattaaaagatataCTTGATGTTCTCGGAGATGGGATTTTCAACACAGACTTTATGGTGTGGGAATATCATCGTAAAATGGCTAAATCTTTTCTTACACACCCtaatttcaatcaatttttgGTGAATAAAACATGGGAAAAGGTGGACAATGGACTTATCCCACTCCTTGACCATGCTTCTAACTATGCTAAAGAAATGGACTTGCAAGATTTATTTGCAAGGTTTACTTTTGATACTATATGCACCATAATCATAGACCATGATCCCATGTCTCTTTCAAGTAATTTGCCTAGGGTTCCCTCTTCAAAAGCCTTGGATGACATTGAGGAGGTGTTTTTCTATCGCCATGTAGTCCCTACATCCATTTGGAAGTTCCAAAGATGGTTAAATATAGGAGGAgagaaaaagtataaaaaagcTTGTCAAATCCTTGATAGTTTCATATATAAAtgcataaatataaaaaaagaacaATTGGGTAATGAGAATCTCTCTAAGCAAAAGGAAGATGATAAGGTAAGTATTGATTTACTAACATTATATgcacaaaaaaatgaaaattacaatgataaatttataagagatacaattttaaatatgtttatagCAGGACGAGATACGACAAGTACTACATTATCTTGGTTCTtttacctttttttaaaaaacccgAAAATTGCTTCTAAGATAAAAGAGGAAGTAGATAGTGTAACATTAAATCGAAACAATTTTAAAGAAGTGAGTCTAAAGTTAGTTTATCTCCACGGTGCATTATGTGAAACATTACGATTATATCCACCAGTCGTGTTCCAAGCAAAGTCCCCGATAAAACCAGATATCCTACCAAGTGGCCACCATGTTAATCCGAACATGCAAATTATATTTGACATGTACGCAATGGGAAGAATGAAATCAATATGGGGAGATGATTGTAATGAGTTTAAACCCGAGAGATGGATAACAGAAAAAGGAAGGATAAAGCATGAGCCTTCATACAAGTTTTTGGCATTTAATGCAGGACCACGGACATGTCTGGGTAAAGATATGGCCTTCACCCAAATGAAAATTGTTGCAGCCACCATCATTCAAAACTATGTCATAGAAGCTGTGGAAGGACATCATGTTGTCCCCAATCTTTCTATTATTCTTCACATGAAATTCGGATTTAAGGTTAGAATATATCGCTCAtag